In Desulfovibrio sp. UIB00, the sequence CCCGTCCCTGCTGGGTATCGTCAAAGACATGCAGGCCATTGACCATATTGCTGAACTCGGCGTTGCCATGCTGCTGTTCACAATAGGCATGGAACTTTCCGGCGAGGCCCTCAATCGGCTGAAACGGCCCGTTTTTCTGGGCGGCAGCCTGCAAATCGGCCTGACGGTTCTTGCTGTGGCAGGTATTGCCATGCTGCTGCGCGATGCCACCTACCAGAAAGGCCTTTTCTGGGGCTGTCTGGTGGCGCTTTCGTCCTCGGCCATCGTGCTGCGCATTTTGCAGGAGCGCGGGGCCACCAACACGCCCACGGGCCGCCTTTCCCTCGCCATCCTTGTTTTTCAGGACATTATGGTAGCGCCCATGCTGCTGGCGGTGCCGCTGCTTGCGGGCACGCTTGAGCTTTCGCTCCAGGGCGCGGTGTTCTCCACCCTGCGTGTGGTGGCGGTGCTGGGCGGCGTGCTGCTGTTTGCCCGCTTTGGCCTCAACAGGCTTATGGAAGCCGTGGTGCGCACCCGCACGAGGGAAATACTGCTGCTCTCCACCCTTGGCCTGTGCCTCGGCATGGCCATGCTGACCAATCATCTGGGCCTTTCGCTCTCGCTCGGAGCTTTTTTGGCCGGTTTGATGCTCGCACGCTCGGAATACAGCATGAGCGTTATTTCGGGTATTTTGCCCTACCGCGACGTTTTCATGAGCCTGTTTTTCATCTCGGTAGGTATGATGCTGAATCTGGAGTTTTTTTTACAGCACTTTGTCGCCATTATTGTTCTGACAGCGCTGTTCATCGTCATAAAATCCCTGCTCACCCTGCCTTCGGTGCTGGTGCAGGGCTATCCCCTGCGCGCTGCCATTGTTACGTCCCTTTCCCTGGCGCAGGTGGGCGAATTTGCCTTTGTTCTGGCGGCATCTGGTCTGGCTGCCGGGCTGTTCGACATGAACGCCTACCAGACATTCCTTGATGTCAGCGTGCTCACCATGATGCTGACCCCCGGCCTTATGGCTGTGGCCCCGCTTCTCGCCGACAAGGTTGCAGGCAAACGCAACGAACGGATGCTCGCCAAAGCCGAAGATCACGAAGGCGCCTGCGCCATGGAAGACCACCTGATCATTGTGGGCTTTGGCATCAGCGGCAAACACCTGGCCCATGTGGCCCGTGAATCCGGCGTATGTTATACCATCCTTGAAATGAACCCCGAAACCGTTACCCGCTACCGGCACAAGGAACCCATTTCGCACGGCGACGCTTCGCAGCCAATCGTTCTGGAGCATCTGGGCGTCACCAAGGCGCGTGTGCTCGCCATCGTCATTTCGGACCCGGCTGCTGTGCGCTCCATTGTTATTGAAGCCCGGCGGTTCAACCCCAACCTCCACATCATTGCGCGCACCCGCTTTGTGAGCGAGGTGGCCCCCCTGCGCGCGCTTGGCGCGGACGAAGTGATCGCGGAAGAATTTGAAACCTCCATTGAGGTTTTCAGCCGCGTGCTGACGCGCTATCTGGTTCCCCGTCAGGACATAGATTCCTTTGCCGCGCGTATCCGGCAGGAGAATTACCGCATGATCCGCCGCATGAGCGCATCGGTAAACTCGCTTGATTCCATGGTCAGCCGCCTGCCGGAAATGGGCGTTCAGGCCATGCGCCTTGCCGCCGCCTCGCCCCTTTGCGGCATCAGCCTTGCCCAAAGCCAGATGCGCCGCAAATATGGCGTAACGGTTATTGCCATTCTGCGTGACGGCGCAACCCAGGCATCGCCGGAACCCAACGACCAGTTCCAGGCCGATGACGTGGTGTACCTGTTTGGCAAAACAGATAAACTTCTGGCAATAGCCCCGCTCTTTTCCGGCCCATTGCGCGAATCCGGCAAGGAAACCAGCCCTCCGCCCAAGGCTGCCTAGCGCATTTCACAATTGCTGCGACAAAGGAGGCGGGGCTTGCCCTGCCTCCTTTTAATTGCCAAACTCAGCAAGGTATTAGCGCTACTTGGGTAAAAGATTCTGCCAAACCGGGGCTGGGAACTTGCGCATTTTGCCATTGCCGTCTATTAAAACTGATTACAGATATACTAACGGGAGCAACCCAAAGGGCTGCCCGCTGATAATCCGCCCTCTTGCGGTATGGATGTACTATGCTTGACGACAGACTGATGCGCGCCATGTTTGGCGAATCACGCAGCATCGCCATTATCGGCGCCAAGGACAAAGCCGGACAGGCCGTGGACAGGGTCGGGCGCTATCTGCTGGAGCAGGGATACACGATTTTTCCTGTCCATCCCGTGCGCAAAACCGTTTGGGGGCTGCCTGCGGCAACCTGTCTTGCGGAACTGCCCGGGCCGATGGATATCGTCAATCTGTTTCGCGCGCCGGAATACTGCCCCGCCCACGCGCAGGAAGTACTGGATCTGCCCTGGAAACCAAAAGTTTTCTGGATGCAGCTTGGCATACGCTCGATCGAGGCACGTCAACTGTTAGCCCGTACAGGCATGACAGTGGTTGAAGATTCCTGCATCATGGTGGAACACGAGCGCCTCATGCGCCCCTCGCTCACTTTTTAAGGCCAAGGATTATAGCCCATGTCTGCCGCTCACGGAGAATCTGTTTTCAACTGCCGCATGTGCGGCCACTGCTGCGAAGGAAGAGGCGGCATTGTCGTTAGCCCCACAGACCTGATCCGGCTGGCAGCGCACATGCAGCAAGCGCCGGAAGCAGTGGCGGAGAACTATTGCGAGCGCATTGGCGGCAAGCTCAAAATTCGCTGCGGCGAAGACGGCTACTGCGTATTTTTTCGCCAGGGCAGCGGCTGCGGCGTGCATGAGGGCAAGCCTTCAATCTGCCGCGCATGGCCCTTTTTTCGCGGCAATATCGAAGACCCGGCCAGCCTTGCCATGGCCAAGGAATTCTGCCCCGGCATCGAAACTGGCGCGCTGCATGCGGATTTTGCGCGCGAAGGCCGCGACTATCTGCGCGAAAACGGTCTGCTTGCTTCCGATGCCACCTGTGAAGCCAATGCGCTTATCCTGAAGTAATCATGCGACGCCGCCCCCGCCAGATATCGTTGAAAGAATGCTACGACATTCTCAAGCTTAAAAAGGACGCCGATACGGCTGACCTCAAGCGGGCCTACCGGCGTCGCGCTTTTGAGCTGCACCCCGATCTCAACCCCGGCAACCCCGATGCCAGCCGGGAATTTCAGCTGCTGAACGAGGCCTATGTGGCCCTTTCCGCCATACTCAAACATGAGGACGGCGTACGGGCTTCAACCGAGGCCAGCAGGGCTGCGCAGGCAGAGAGCAAGGCGCGGGCCGCAAAGGAAGAACCCACTGACGACAGGGCTGAGCAGAAGACCCAGGCTGAAAATGCCTCTCAGGGTAGTACCGGGCAGCAGGCGGGCTCTGACGCACAAGAAGCCAGCTCTGGCGCGGCTGACGCTGCTGCCGGGGCGCAGGCCTCAGCCGAGGCCGGGAAGGCTCAAAAAGATCAGGAGCAAGAGCGGCAAGAAAGCAAAACCGCAGGCCCAAAAAACGCGCAGAACGGCTATTCAGAACATGACGTGCTGCGCGACCTGCTCACAGATCCCTTTGCCCGCCGCGTTTTTGAAGATATTTACAGCGAACTGAACCGTCAGCATCAGGAAGAAGCGCCCCCCCAGCAGGAAGCGCCTTACCAAAAAGAGGCGCCCTCTTTTGGCCAACCCAAGGAAAAACCGGCGGCGGAAAAGCGCAATGTAAAACTGCACAAGAGCAATCTGGCCTGGGGTACGCCCAAGTGGAACAAAGACCACAGCAAGGGCGTTACCGGCATGGTCAAGGGCTGGCTGCGCCGTCAGATTGATGAAGAACAAACCCTTGCACTGCCCTCGGCCAACCTTGCGCCCGGCAAACGCATTCGCCTGCAAATACGTCAGGCCCTTTCAGGCGAGCTGAAAACGGTCGAAGTCACCCTGCCGCCGGATTTTGCCGTGGGCAAACCCATTCGGTTGCGCGGGCTGGGCAAACGCGTGGGGCCGTGGCAAGGCGACTTGTACCTGATTATCACCAACGAATGATCGAGCGTTTTAATGCGCACCGCAAACGAAAAGAGACCCCGTGGGGTCTCTTTTCGTTTGCGGTAGTCTGCTGGGCGAAAGTGTCTTGTAGGTGCTATTCCTTTTCCACATGAAAGCCAAAGTCGCCATCTTCCTCGCCGTCAACCACGTAGCGCAGGCGCTCATGAATGCTGTTGTCCTCGTTAAAGGTCAGCACAACGGGTTTGCGGCTGTACAGATCCTGCGGGCCGTTCACATATTCGTAAGCACTGATGATGACTTCATCCCCACGCTGGCAGGCACGGGCCGCCGCACCATTGAGTATGCAGCAGCGCGACCCTGGCTCGCCGTAGATAACGTAGGTGGAAATGCGCTGTCCGTTGCTCTTGTTCCAGATATACACAAATTCCAGCGGGTAGATGCCCGCCTCGCGGCACTGCTCCGGGTCAAGCGTCACCGAACCGTGGTAGTTCAGTTCGCACCCGGTAACACGAATGCAATGCAGTTTTGCCCGCAGTATTTGCAGCATGACAAACTCTCTTGCGCGGTTGGACGCGCCTAAAAAAAGGTCGCACAAGCGACCATGAATGATGCCGAATCCGGCAGTTGCCCGCCCCGCAGGGATTGCCAACACAGGGCAACCCCTCGCGCCGTCCGGTAGCGGCAAACGCATGAGCACGGTCTACAACAACTATGAAGCGCACCGCAAGCCTCACCGGGCGCGGCCCCGCCTTGGTCGCTATGCTCCGGGCCGCAAAAGCGGTGTGAACCTAAGCAGACGGCGCAAAAAAATCAATAGGCCTTGATGTACTCGTCCATATTTTCCGCAGAACAGTTGCGGCTGACCCAAAAAGCAGAGGCCCATACCATCAGGGCTGTGGCCTGCGTGTCGTCCAGGCTTTTGATCTTGGCCTCAAGGCTGGATTTGCTGGCCCCATGCCGCAGATGTACGCCGTTGATGTCGCAGGCATCCGTAACGCGCAGCAAAAGATACGAAAGCCGCGTATGGTCGGGCATGAGCTTCATATCCTTGTGGGCTTCCACAATGGTTTTCAGCTCCGCAGCACTAAAGATATGCTTGATGCCCGTGATTGCCCGAAAAAACGTGTCCACCGCCCAGGGAAGGATAAACTCCGCCCCCGCGCTCTTTGTGCGGAAATAGTCTTTGAGCCAGCGTTCCTGATCGTCGTTAATACGTGCTGCGACCTGCGGCATGATGCCCCCGATGTTGCGTGCGGCCTGGCGCAAGTTCGCCAAGCATCGTGTTACGCTATGTTTTCTTTTTGCGCTACACTACCTGCCCGTGAATTTCAAGATAAAATCTAGACTTTTTTCCAGAAACATTGTCTGGGCTTACCGCAGATCAGGCAGCGCTTATGGCAAATAGGCCAGATGCATGCTCCCTTGCCCCGCCCTGCTTGCCGCGCGCTGCCCTTGAATGTATCCATAACACACAGACAGAATAAAGGAGCTTACATGCAGGATGCCAGACAGGCTGCGCCTTCACAATTACAATCTACCACAGCACCCAAGAAGGACGCAATGCAGCAAAGCGCCGTGCGCGCAGCCCTGATCCGCATGCACGCAGCCACTGTTCTGTTTGGTATTTCTGGCATTTTTGGCAAATTGTGCCAGTGTTCCGCCATTGATCTTGTCTGGGGCAGGGCCGTGGTAGCAGTGGCCGCTCTTGGCTGCATCTGCCTTATCCGGCGTGATCCGCCATGGCATGGAATTACGGCACGCGACCTGACAGGCCTTGCCGTAAGCGGCATTCTGCTGACCCTCCATTTTGTTACATTTTTTATGGGCATAAAACTGGGCGGCATTGCGGTGGGCACGCTCGGTTTTGCGTGCTTTCCCGCTTTTACAGCCCTGTTTGAAGCCATAGCCTACCGCGAACGCCCAAGCTCCAGGGAATTGCAGTGCATTGGCATGGTGAGCATTGGGCTTGTGTGCCTGACGCCCTCGTTTTCGCTGGCTGATACTGCAACACACGGCCTGCTGTGGGGCATTGTTTCCGCTGCGGTTTACGGCCTGGTGGCCATAGCAAACAGGCACTTTGCCGGGGGAATGTCTGGCATGCAGACCTGCTGGTGGCAAAATACGGTAATAATCATCTGCCTTCTGCCCTTTGCAGCAGCGGATGTGCCGCACATCGCCGCGCTGGACTGGCTGTGGATAATCTGCCTGGGCCTGTTGTGCACCGCCCTCGCCTACAGCCTTTACGTAAGCAGCCTCACAGCCCTCAAGGCCCGGCAGGCAGCGGTTATTATCACGCTTGAGCCAGTCTACGCCATAATCGCAGCGTGGCTGCTCTTTAACGATGCTCCCGGTCTGGGCATTTTTGCAGGCGGCGCACTCATACTTGGCGCTGTGTTCAGACTCAGCAGACGATGATATAAGCGGCATTTTTGCTGTGTTTAAAATATTTGAGAAAAATAATCACATGAATACATACTGCAATACTGCATTTTCATTAAAATATTATTACAAATGATATAAAGTTTATATTGGATTTGACGATTTTTTAAACTAGTAAAAGTGATAATATTCTAGAGAGATGTGAAGTGTTAACGGAATGCTAATTTTTTTAACATGCGTTACCACCACATTATAATCATCATGGCTGCACGAGTTCACTGGAGGATATCATGCCACGCCTGTCATTCAAGAGTGTAAACACGGTATTAGCCACAATCATAAGCATTGTCTTGCTCATCGGCGTTTCAAGCCTTGTTATTTACGTTGGAAAATCTTCATATAATGTCGTCAACAAAACGTCTGTAGACGGCATGAAGATCATAAACAATGGCCTTATCGCCAACGTAAATGATTTGATCGATGCAAACATGAGTATGATCAAGGTCCCAGCCCAGAGCGGTCAGGCTAAAAAAGCCATCGAAGGCAACAGCGCCGAAATGGACGCCCTGATCAAAGCCCTTGTAAAAGAATACAAGGGCATCAACTCTATCTATGTTTTGAATGCTCAGGGTATCGCCGTATCAGGGGCGTCAAGCCAGGGAGAGTCCTTTATTGGCAATAATTATGGCGACAGGGGTTATTTCAAAATAGCTATGCAGGGCAAGGATGCCATTGACCCCAATATCATTGTTGCCAAAACCACCAAAAAAGAAGTCCTTGCCATTGCAACCCCAGTTTTTGGCGAAAACGGCAAGCCCGTTGGTGCTGTGTGCGTAACCATCAACTGGCTTGAATACATCAAAAGTCATGTTTTTAACATAACTGTTGCATCACATGGCTATGCATTTATTATTGATGCCAACGGTCGCGTTATCGCCCACCCCAATGCTGATACTCACATGAGCGATGTCAGCAAACTGGAGTTTGTAGTCAAGGCGCTCAAAATCAAGAACGGCTCTTTTGATTACGAATTTCAGGGTAAGGACAAGGTAATTGTTTTTCAGACCATTGAAAGAACAGGCTGGCTTGTCTGCACCTCCGCCTTTACAGACGATCTTGCAAAAGACGCCATTGAGCAACGCAACATTCTTATTCTCGTTGCCATCGGCATTTTTGTTGTATTGCTGGGCAGCATCGTATTTATGGTTCGCCGGATCATTACTGCCCCGCTGAAAAACATCATGGACTACAGCGCACAGATTGCGCACGGCGATTTCAAGGCCACGCTCACGGGCAATTATAGTTTTGAACTGGCTGAACTTGCAGGAAATTTCAAAGAAACGACAGCTGTGCTCAAAAACCGTCTGGGTTTTGCTGACGGCGTATTGCAGGGCATCACCTTCCCCACCCTGGTTGCAGATACAGACGTGCATATTACCTATGTAAATGATGCCA encodes:
- a CDS encoding CoA-binding protein, with the protein product MLDDRLMRAMFGESRSIAIIGAKDKAGQAVDRVGRYLLEQGYTIFPVHPVRKTVWGLPAATCLAELPGPMDIVNLFRAPEYCPAHAQEVLDLPWKPKVFWMQLGIRSIEARQLLARTGMTVVEDSCIMVEHERLMRPSLTF
- a CDS encoding DMT family transporter, with product MQDARQAAPSQLQSTTAPKKDAMQQSAVRAALIRMHAATVLFGISGIFGKLCQCSAIDLVWGRAVVAVAALGCICLIRRDPPWHGITARDLTGLAVSGILLTLHFVTFFMGIKLGGIAVGTLGFACFPAFTALFEAIAYRERPSSRELQCIGMVSIGLVCLTPSFSLADTATHGLLWGIVSAAVYGLVAIANRHFAGGMSGMQTCWWQNTVIIICLLPFAAADVPHIAALDWLWIICLGLLCTALAYSLYVSSLTALKARQAAVIITLEPVYAIIAAWLLFNDAPGLGIFAGGALILGAVFRLSRR
- a CDS encoding YkgJ family cysteine cluster protein translates to MSAAHGESVFNCRMCGHCCEGRGGIVVSPTDLIRLAAHMQQAPEAVAENYCERIGGKLKIRCGEDGYCVFFRQGSGCGVHEGKPSICRAWPFFRGNIEDPASLAMAKEFCPGIETGALHADFAREGRDYLRENGLLASDATCEANALILK
- a CDS encoding methyl-accepting chemotaxis protein encodes the protein MPRLSFKSVNTVLATIISIVLLIGVSSLVIYVGKSSYNVVNKTSVDGMKIINNGLIANVNDLIDANMSMIKVPAQSGQAKKAIEGNSAEMDALIKALVKEYKGINSIYVLNAQGIAVSGASSQGESFIGNNYGDRGYFKIAMQGKDAIDPNIIVAKTTKKEVLAIATPVFGENGKPVGAVCVTINWLEYIKSHVFNITVASHGYAFIIDANGRVIAHPNADTHMSDVSKLEFVVKALKIKNGSFDYEFQGKDKVIVFQTIERTGWLVCTSAFTDDLAKDAIEQRNILILVAIGIFVVLLGSIVFMVRRIITAPLKNIMDYSAQIAHGDFKATLTGNYSFELAELAGNFKETTAVLKNRLGFADGVLQGITFPTLVADTDVHITYVNDAMVKLVGKSGKPADYKGMTAAEFFYGDANKRTICHKCLSEGVNAHGIEAAMTFADGQHKNLRIDASLIRDLDGNIVGAVTLVFDLTEIKKQQATIEQQRDAVAQVAQNANAIADRLSTATEELSTQVEQASRGADQQTQRVSETATAMEQMNASVLEVARNAGGASDTTINAKRKAEHGAEVVNKVVQGINQLHTQAMGLKTGMASLGDQAQSIGQIMTVISDIADQTNLLALNAAIEAARAGEAGRGFAVVADEVRKLAEKTMQATREVGSAIQGIQNGTTQNIDQVNQTVDTIEQTTELAGTSGEALSEIVVLVDQAADQAHSIAAAAEEQSATSDEINRAVEQINTISSETASAMSQSANAVTELAKQAQELKKLIAQMVS
- a CDS encoding cation:proton antiporter → MEVPLLYEIVIIFLLSIFVTIVCNKIKLPATVGFLLTGVLCGPSLLGIVKDMQAIDHIAELGVAMLLFTIGMELSGEALNRLKRPVFLGGSLQIGLTVLAVAGIAMLLRDATYQKGLFWGCLVALSSSAIVLRILQERGATNTPTGRLSLAILVFQDIMVAPMLLAVPLLAGTLELSLQGAVFSTLRVVAVLGGVLLFARFGLNRLMEAVVRTRTREILLLSTLGLCLGMAMLTNHLGLSLSLGAFLAGLMLARSEYSMSVISGILPYRDVFMSLFFISVGMMLNLEFFLQHFVAIIVLTALFIVIKSLLTLPSVLVQGYPLRAAIVTSLSLAQVGEFAFVLAASGLAAGLFDMNAYQTFLDVSVLTMMLTPGLMAVAPLLADKVAGKRNERMLAKAEDHEGACAMEDHLIIVGFGISGKHLAHVARESGVCYTILEMNPETVTRYRHKEPISHGDASQPIVLEHLGVTKARVLAIVISDPAAVRSIVIEARRFNPNLHIIARTRFVSEVAPLRALGADEVIAEEFETSIEVFSRVLTRYLVPRQDIDSFAARIRQENYRMIRRMSASVNSLDSMVSRLPEMGVQAMRLAAASPLCGISLAQSQMRRKYGVTVIAILRDGATQASPEPNDQFQADDVVYLFGKTDKLLAIAPLFSGPLRESGKETSPPPKAA
- a CDS encoding J domain-containing protein, whose amino-acid sequence is MRRRPRQISLKECYDILKLKKDADTADLKRAYRRRAFELHPDLNPGNPDASREFQLLNEAYVALSAILKHEDGVRASTEASRAAQAESKARAAKEEPTDDRAEQKTQAENASQGSTGQQAGSDAQEASSGAADAAAGAQASAEAGKAQKDQEQERQESKTAGPKNAQNGYSEHDVLRDLLTDPFARRVFEDIYSELNRQHQEEAPPQQEAPYQKEAPSFGQPKEKPAAEKRNVKLHKSNLAWGTPKWNKDHSKGVTGMVKGWLRRQIDEEQTLALPSANLAPGKRIRLQIRQALSGELKTVEVTLPPDFAVGKPIRLRGLGKRVGPWQGDLYLIITNE
- the panD gene encoding aspartate 1-decarboxylase → MRLPLPDGARGCPVLAIPAGRATAGFGIIHGRLCDLFLGASNRAREFVMLQILRAKLHCIRVTGCELNYHGSVTLDPEQCREAGIYPLEFVYIWNKSNGQRISTYVIYGEPGSRCCILNGAAARACQRGDEVIISAYEYVNGPQDLYSRKPVVLTFNEDNSIHERLRYVVDGEEDGDFGFHVEKE